In Flavobacterium cerinum, one genomic interval encodes:
- a CDS encoding lactate utilization protein B/C — MSLFKKLFGSANDASKEEKEPELSQYHPEIEMPIDEQFTFNFKKNGGKFLYCENLTEVHEQFENILVENDWFESEVICLEPKLFSLLDENKLIHDHPKNPKFLFASCENLIADEGSILFSSNQLRQNKPNDLPSNIVILATTSQILANKSDGLREIKRKYDKEYPTNITTFKYFEKAKEEDFLQYGSCPKNLYLLLLEDL, encoded by the coding sequence ATGAGTCTTTTTAAAAAACTTTTCGGCAGTGCGAATGATGCTTCAAAGGAGGAGAAAGAGCCCGAATTGAGCCAATATCATCCCGAGATTGAGATGCCAATAGATGAGCAATTTACTTTCAATTTCAAAAAAAATGGAGGTAAGTTTTTGTATTGTGAAAATTTAACGGAAGTACACGAACAGTTTGAAAATATTTTAGTTGAAAACGATTGGTTTGAAAGCGAAGTAATTTGTCTGGAGCCTAAACTTTTCAGTCTTCTTGACGAAAATAAACTGATTCACGACCATCCTAAAAATCCTAAATTTTTATTTGCCAGCTGCGAAAACCTTATTGCTGACGAAGGTTCTATCCTGTTTTCTTCCAATCAATTACGCCAAAACAAACCGAACGACCTACCAAGCAATATCGTCATCCTGGCAACAACAAGCCAGATCCTAGCCAACAAAAGCGATGGATTACGGGAAATTAAACGAAAATACGACAAAGAATACCCAACCAATATCACCACTTTTAAATATTTCGAAAAAGCAAAAGAAGAGGATTTTCTGCAATACGGAAGTTGTCCTAAAAACTTATACTTATTGCTTTTAGAAGATTTGTAA